A section of the Ciona intestinalis chromosome 4, KH, whole genome shotgun sequence genome encodes:
- the LOC100183718 gene encoding uncharacterized protein LOC100183718: MKTIDWGIVQIPLLRHYRVCFCLKRELKAAVGGTGWKLFLQSALRVLLLSMWGMTKIDYDLPQTEQKIIGIYVELAILSLQVVDGLAAILSPWFENLYLIYPSLVVIPVCFLVDFLVKATCYGQLFLYPHVTAFGVFSLIEFWVRYLGLMYCWVALVSFVYMSQGKKNPFESEEKSVAGGTASRASSFRSPFSRTSTLSVRGRRSFLLRAKSNKPNDVLVDDGGRSTLLRNSFTSSENSSEQKRAEVQGTNPIVRLNSQDRPSSLRSSGTKAKSVSIDQSSFHRPSDTEEVVAPPRYKRKGGFVPPLLREQQPQENEILKESLNDNMSIQKPPSLPAQPPVGIIKISIKKVKKSSQENKEEDWKQYKTQESFIV; this comes from the exons ATGAAGACGATCGATTGGGGAATCGTACAAATACCACTTTTGCGACATTATCGAGTATGTTTCTGTCTGAAACGAGAACTGAAGGCAGCTGTAGGCGGGACTGGATGGAAACTTTTC CTGCAGAGTGCTTTGCGTGTATTACTTCTTTCAATGTGGGGAATGACGAAAATAGACTATGATCTACCACAAACAG AGCAAAAGATCATTGGAATTTATGTTGAGCTTGCAATATTATCGCTTCAAGTTGTGGACGGTCTGGCTGCCATTTTAAGCCCGTGGTTt GAAAATCTTTATTTGATTTATCCAAGTCTTGTGGTGATACCGGTTTGCTTTTTAGTTGATTTTCTCGTCAAAGCTACCTGCTACGGTCAACTGTTTCTATATCCACAT GTGACAGCTTTCGGCGTTTTCTCCTTGATTGAGTTCTGGGTTCGATATCTGGGTTTG ATGTACTGCTGGGTCGCGTTGGTCTCTTTCGTTTACATGTCCCAGGGAAAGAAAAATCCGTTTGAGAGTGAAGAGAAAAGCGTCGCAGGCGGCACAGCCAGTCGTGCGTCATCATTTCGGTCACCATTCAGCAGGACATCGACCTTATCCGTGCGTGGACGTCGTTCGTTCCTTTTGCGCGCGAAATCGAACAAACCGAATGACGTTCTAGTAGACGACGGCGGTCGTTCAACTTTATTACGAAACTCATTTACTTCAAGCGAAAATTCCAGCGAGCAAAAACGCGCTGAGGTACAGGGCACGAACCCAATCGTCCGTCTCAATTCACAAGACCGACCGTCGTCTTTACGTAGCAGCGGGACGAAAGCAAAATCTGTTTCAATTGATCAAAGTTCATTTCACCGGCCTTCCGATACAGAAGAGGTGGTAGCACCGCCACGTTATAAAAGAAAAGGTGGTTTTGTTCCACCGTTGCTGCGAGAACAGCAACCCCAAGAGAACGAAATTTTAAAAGAG AGTTTAAATGACAACATGTCAATACAGAAGCCTCCATCACTGCCAGCACAACCACCAG
- the LOC100181352 gene encoding uncharacterized protein LOC100181352 gives MKGTIIILMVASLFAVSLALRCNSGFVTTMNGRHLSGSVYEQDCPPETSKSCLTATAEMSMGESTSTKVYLGSCSSECSDEDASCDELLRSMRGQEEEGEEVTGFNITNCSLDCCNSSDLCNPTFSQNISIPEAGPNQRKCYTGLRQTSPSRGLLFDDTQAVTCPVNEQFGSDTSCLLASLVISDGTPQNTGSMILTQCQPTVVCESFTCDIVMQFVPENIRGMVKSCDMNCCNGDLCNKNSASALQHPLATMLTALLLWFSAQYL, from the exons ATGAAAGGCACGATTATAATATTGATGGTCGCATCGCTCTTTGCAG TGTCATTGGCTCTGCGGTGCAATTCCGGGTTCGTCACGACGATGAACGGACGACACTTATCAGGAAGTGTTTACGAGCAAGATTGTCCTCCAGAAACAAGCAAATCTTGCCTGACTGCTACTGCAGAAATGTCAATGGGCGAATCTACAAGCA CAAAAGTCTACCTCGGCTCTTGCTCGAGCGAATGTAGCGACGAAGATGCAAGTTGCGATGAATTGTTAAGGAGCATGAGAGGTCAAGAAGAAGAGGGAGAAGAGGTTACCGGATTCAACATCACCAACTGTAGCTTGGATTGTTGCAACTCATCTGATCTCTGTAATCCCACGTTTAGTCAAAACATTTCAATACCAGAAGCAGGAC CCAACCAACGAAAATGCTATACCGGGTTACGTCAGACCAGTCCAAGCAGAGGTCTTTTATTCGACGACACTCAAGCAGTTACGTGCCCAGTAAATGAGCAGTTCGGGTCTGATACGTCATGTTTGTTGGCATCTTTGGTGATTTCAGATGGTACACCGCAGA ACACCGGGTCCATGATTCTCACGCAGTGTCAGCCTACTGTAGTATGTGAAAGTTTCACCTGCGATATAGTGATGCAGTTTGTGCCTGAAAATATCCGTGGAATGGTCAAGTCCTGCGACATGAACTGCTGCAACGGAGATCTGTGCAATAAGAATTCAGCGAGTGCTCTGCAGCACCCACTAGCGACGATGCTGACTGCCCTTTTACTTTGGTTTAGCGCACAATATTTATAA